In a genomic window of Aeromicrobium panaciterrae:
- a CDS encoding polysaccharide pyruvyl transferase family protein codes for MTRLLIRSGKDPFTPVLAEATLTQDVFNSNSGNFLFQHSVWKALSVDGAELTSNGTLSERMPPEEGDAARVNEFDHFVIPLANAFRPDFESRLERLNELLEGVTVPTTVVGIGAQAAHGQGIESLAGISETVKRFVGLVLDRSASIGVRGEFTKSYLESLGFPSDSIDIIGCPSIFLHGRDFTVNKKVDAIAADSPLALNLTPEVPGIGAFAVAQAERHPNLTYIAQDSHDLRLLLWGTPSPKVQDPLVPVHFDHPMYQGDRIRLFLDTWTWYDFLATQDFAYGTRFHGNVAALLAGTPAMLLAHDSRTLELAEYHRMPFTVMPEFGTDVKAADLYAATDLTEFNAALPEGFDRYTAFLDRNGLDHIWKSGSGQSDFDARVASATFPPPVQPLVSSDGHEIAARLRWLSTNHVQDITRNKQAYQHPYPHPLWSGAGSRHARLQAATSKKISAQNAVIAAQKKQIDALAARIKLVEEFERTSPWGVTKRAFNKFKRLFSRS; via the coding sequence ATGACGCGTTTGCTGATCAGGTCTGGCAAGGACCCGTTCACGCCAGTACTGGCCGAGGCGACTCTCACGCAGGACGTCTTCAACAGCAACAGCGGCAACTTTCTGTTCCAACACTCGGTCTGGAAGGCGCTGTCGGTCGACGGTGCGGAGCTCACCTCCAACGGCACGCTCTCGGAGCGGATGCCGCCCGAGGAAGGCGACGCGGCACGCGTCAACGAGTTCGACCATTTCGTCATCCCGCTCGCAAACGCCTTTCGTCCCGATTTCGAGTCGCGTCTTGAGCGACTGAACGAGCTGCTCGAGGGCGTCACCGTTCCGACCACAGTTGTCGGCATCGGCGCGCAAGCCGCACACGGTCAGGGCATCGAATCGCTCGCCGGGATCTCTGAAACGGTGAAGCGCTTCGTCGGTCTTGTCCTCGATCGCTCGGCCTCGATCGGCGTACGTGGCGAGTTCACCAAGTCCTATCTCGAGAGTCTCGGCTTCCCCTCCGACTCGATCGACATCATCGGCTGCCCGTCGATCTTCCTGCACGGTCGCGACTTCACGGTCAACAAGAAGGTCGACGCGATCGCGGCCGACAGTCCCCTGGCTCTCAACCTCACCCCTGAGGTGCCGGGCATCGGCGCGTTCGCTGTGGCCCAGGCCGAGCGCCACCCGAACCTGACGTACATCGCCCAGGACTCACATGATCTGCGGTTGCTGCTGTGGGGCACGCCGTCGCCCAAGGTTCAGGACCCGCTGGTTCCGGTGCACTTCGATCACCCGATGTACCAGGGCGATCGCATCCGACTGTTCCTCGACACCTGGACTTGGTACGACTTCCTGGCCACGCAGGACTTCGCGTACGGAACGCGATTCCACGGCAACGTCGCGGCCCTGCTCGCCGGCACTCCGGCGATGCTGCTCGCCCATGACTCGCGCACGCTGGAGCTCGCCGAATATCACCGCATGCCCTTCACCGTGATGCCCGAGTTCGGCACCGACGTGAAGGCGGCCGACCTCTACGCCGCAACGGATCTGACGGAATTCAATGCGGCACTCCCCGAGGGCTTCGACCGCTACACGGCGTTCCTGGATCGCAACGGTCTCGACCACATCTGGAAGTCCGGTTCGGGCCAGTCCGATTTCGACGCTCGGGTCGCCTCCGCCACGTTCCCACCGCCCGTACAGCCGCTGGTTTCCTCCGACGGACACGAGATCGCCGCGAGACTGCGGTGGCTCTCGACGAACCACGTTCAGGACATCACCCGCAACAAGCAGGCTTACCAACACCCGTACCCGCACCCGCTGTGGTCCGGTGCAGGCAGCAGGCACGCGCGACTCCAAGCCGCGACGTCGAAGAAGATCTCGGCACAGAACGCGGTCATCGCCGCCCAGAAGAAGCAGATCGACGCGCTGGCTGCACGGATCAAGCTGGTCGAGGAGTTCGAGCGAACGTCTCCCTGGGGAGTCACCAAACGGGCGTTCAACAAGTTCAAGCGTCTGTTCTCACGCTCATGA